TGATTCGTGGGTTCGCTTTTGGGGGTTAATTCTCCAGTCCCATGAATGATTGAGGCCAATTACTGCATGCTGCTCTACTTGGTGTTGCAACCTTGGATCCCAGACTCCAGTTTCCCGGGATTGCGCCCTCTGTTAAACAAGCTGGCCTTGTACGACATTAGAGAAAGCTTCGCTTGACTTCATCGTTGACCGCGGTGATTGCTGGACGGCGAAACTCGCGGTTCTGTCATCTCTCTgtcaaaaagaaaaaaaaaatagtttaaatgCACGAGAACCGCATCTCGGGTCGATCGGCACAGGATTGGTCCAAAGAACTTTTAGTTCGCATCAGATTGCTCCTCACGTGTGCGTATTAGGCAGAACCAAATGGTTCGCGAGTCCGCCACGTTTAGGCTTCATCGAGATTAAAATGAACGGAAAAAGCTACTCTAAATTATCGAATCTCAATACTTAAACATCAAGATAACATACCGCTTATATATTGTTCCGTCCAACTCGTTTCACTTGCCTGTATTCCGTCGTGAGAAGTAATCTTACCTTCAACATGCCCCTCTGCGACCTCTGCAAATCCATCCCATGGGAGGATCTCCCTCCCTTTCCGAATGAAAACTTCGTGAAGACTTTAAGCGGCTACCCACGCTTTCATCACTTAGTATTGAAGAGTCAGCTGATTGAGAAAGACACGCCCATCAAAAGGTTCGGCGTCCAGTACCATGGAAGCCTCCAGAGTCTCCGCCAAGCTGCCTCTGGCGGTTACGAACTCTGTCGGATCATCGAGGGAGAAGCCGATGCACTGATGGAGGAGATCGCAGGCCTTCCCCAGCCGAGACGCGGTCTGATGCAGACCGAGCCCAGCTGGGATATGTGGCTGACGAAGCGATCAGAGTCTGAAATATCCGGCGATGGGTTCTGGGTGGTGAATAGAAGCTCGTGGGGGAGTGACAAGTGGCTCGTCCCGATTGCGTCTATCGGCTTCAGTTCGGATGAAGGTGAGTTTCTCTCCACTGCCTACTCAACTTCAACTTCTTGATATTAATGCTCATCTGTGACTTAGATGATCCTCGCACCACCGGTTCTTCTGGTCGCGTGTTGAGAGAAGTTCCAGACGAGGCGATACTCCGTCGAGCTGTTGACTGGCTTGAGAAGTGCAACGAACATGATTATTGTAGTACTCGCGGGATGTCACCTCTACCAAGTCGTGTACTTGACGTTGGAACACTGGAGTCCGGTCCCGTCCTCAAACTCATCGAGCCAGGTGCTGATCTCCGCGATCGATACATTACTCTAAGCTACTGCTGGGGTCAAGGATCGAAGCAGTTCACTACAACAAACGAAACAATGCAAGCACGAAAGGAGGGTTTCTTGCTGGACTCCTTACCACAGACCCTTCAGGATGCAGTCTTCGTTACTCGAAAACTCGGAGTTCAGTACCTCTGGATCGACAGTCTCTGCATCTGCCAGGATGATCTCAAAGACTGGGAGCGAGAGTCGGGTCAAATGGCTGCAGTCTACTCTAATTCCTACCTCACTCTTGCGGCCACAAAGTCTTCTGACATTAGTGGAGGCCTCCTCTCGCCTCGGAAGAAAAGGACATACTTCAAGCTTCCTCGGGCAAGTTCCAGCAACGAAGACACATTCATCCTTGCGTCTGTTCTACCTCTCCACAAAGAAATCATCCATGAGTACCACTTGCAAATGAGGGAGGAGCCTCTGACAAGAAGAGCCTGGGGCTTCCAAGAGCGTGTTCTTGCCCGAAGAATACTACACTTTGGAAGCGAACAAATGTACTGGGAATGTCTCGAGGGATTCCACGCCGAAGAAGGACTCAAACTCCCACGCCGACTACCCTGTGTCAATCCCGACCCAGAAGTGATTGCCCATGTGGAGAAGCGCGCCGAGGAGCAGGCAGAGCTTCACAAAGACTTCAACCGCTCCACATCCTCTCTCAAGGCCTGGTCTCACCTCTTGCGCGAGTACGGAACTAGGGAGCTAACAAATCCTGCTGATAAACTGCCTGCATTCTCCGGTGTGGCGAAGACCTTCAGCAAGATACTCGACGACGAGTATCTAGCAGGACTGTGGCGAGGTTCCTTAATCGAGGGGTTGTGTTGGCAGCCACTGAGCTGCCAGCCTGCTTCGGGGGGCTACCGCGCTCCGTCGTGGTCATGGGCCTCTGTCGATGGTACTCCTGCGACGGGGTTCTTGGGTGAGAGTGTACCTCATGCAGAGATTATTGAGGCAAAGGTCGAGATTGACGGCGAAAATCCATTTGGTCGTGTCAAAGACGGCTGGATTAAGCTCGAAGCTCCGCTTGTGAAGATGGTCGTGTCCGACAACAAAGGCCCGACAGGACACATACTTCTGAGGACCGAGAAGGGCGCGACTGACTTCTACGCAATGCTAGATACGATTGACCGGGACTACGCTGCTAGCGGAAGTCTCCTCAATTCAGTGGAGTTGAGTGCTGTCGTTCTGGCTTTCACCTACGGCACTCCTTTCAAGGCAGATCCCGAGCGGAAGGATCCATGTGCTCATGCGCTACTTGTGGTCCCTTCGGAGGATCGACCTGGTTGTATGAGGAGAATCGGGATGCTCGTCCAGGACGGAGCAGCATTTGGGGCGGACCTACTGGCTTCTGCAAAGTCTGTTGTCACCTTGGTATGATTTGCTTGAGAAAAGTGAAGAGGGTAACGAAGTGCAGGGTATCATCAATATATTTTCAGCCTGTACGCCATGCTGTTCTGCTAGATCGTATCGACTACGTGGCAAAGGCTACGTAGTTAAGGTAGGTTTCCACGTGTTGAAAAACTGCTATAGAGATGTTAAGAAGTGCGCCTGGGTGTCTGGTCTCGCCGGCATTGAGTGCAACACGCTGATCTCCACCGTTTTGTTGATCCCTCCCAGCGACGTCGGTTCAATTCCGTCGAGCCCGATGTTGGATCTGGACGAGCTAGCGCTGATGATGTTTTCCTGGGAGCTTGTCCGCCTGCCACCGCGAACCTCGACTAGTCTCTCGCTGTGTTGTGTGGCAGCATACCAATCATTCTGTTTCTGATATGATGCAAATCCTCGGGTAGGCAATCGACTTGGCTGTGTAGGGTGATAGACCTGTGTCGTGAAGACGAGTTTAGATGCTAGGATGTCAATGCTACACAGGTAATATTAGACAGCAGCACTATGCAACACGTGGGAGTATAGGGGTATAACTCACAACATGACTACAGGGAATAGGCACTCAAGTGTATAAGCGAAGCGGTCAATCTGACTTGCCGCGTTTGTAGCACTCTGAGCAGCAATTTGA
The window above is part of the Colletotrichum lupini chromosome 9, complete sequence genome. Proteins encoded here:
- a CDS encoding HET domain-containing protein, producing MPLCDLCKSIPWEDLPPFPNENFVKTLSGYPRFHHLVLKSQLIEKDTPIKRFGVQYHGSLQSLRQAASGGYELCRIIEGEADALMEEIAGLPQPRRGLMQTEPSWDMWLTKRSESEISGDGFWVVNRSSWGSDKWLVPIASIGFSSDEDDPRTTGSSGRVLREVPDEAILRRAVDWLEKCNEHDYCSTRGMSPLPSRVLDVGTLESGPVLKLIEPGADLRDRYITLSYCWGQGSKQFTTTNETMQARKEGFLLDSLPQTLQDAVFVTRKLGVQYLWIDSLCICQDDLKDWERESGQMAAVYSNSYLTLAATKSSDISGGLLSPRKKRTYFKLPRASSSNEDTFILASVLPLHKEIIHEYHLQMREEPLTRRAWGFQERVLARRILHFGSEQMYWECLEGFHAEEGLKLPRRLPCVNPDPEVIAHVEKRAEEQAELHKDFNRSTSSLKAWSHLLREYGTRELTNPADKLPAFSGVAKTFSKILDDEYLAGLWRGSLIEGLCWQPLSCQPASGGYRAPSWSWASVDGTPATGFLGESVPHAEIIEAKVEIDGENPFGRVKDGWIKLEAPLVKMVVSDNKGPTGHILLRTEKGATDFYAMLDTIDRDYAASGSLLNSVELSAVVLAFTYGTPFKADPERKDPCAHALLVVPSEDRPGCMRRIGMLVQDGAAFGADLLASAKSVVTLV